The Miscanthus floridulus cultivar M001 chromosome 6, ASM1932011v1, whole genome shotgun sequence genomic interval GCGACCTCTGTGGaccacccaagcatggccatggccacgtacTCGCGGCCGGCGGCGTCAGACGGCGACGAGAGCACGATCTCGtggaagaacacgtccctcatgtcttctagcttgatggctctgcctgcaGCATCTGCGTCCCCatagccgttggtgggatggaggacccaccggcaGTGGACCCTAGACATGAGTTCTGATGAGGACGCTGCCATgacgtgttcgcctgctggcgggagctcaacgcggggggcaCGGGCACCGGTGAATGGATTCAACAGCGTCAGGGACACtgcctcgtccatgagcgccagccacccacacgaggagccacACGCCACCTTGCCGTGGACATtgggcagcgtcttggacaagaccttcttctccgggacgcagtagaagccgacACGGTCTGAGtcggggtcgaacgggagcagcaggagcaACCCGAAGGTCGCGAATGGGACGGCGGCGCGCtatggggagcaagcggatcggaaggatgccgcgtcgtggcctgacacgagacgctgcccgatggactcgaggagatcctctagCTAGCCAGATCTCCAGTCAcggagaggtagggaccttctcttgggattgggaggctgagccatggaagacagatgacatcaactatggttcacgcaagaaatgGTGTGTGGTGTCTACTGTCGTGATGGACCATGGATTGGGGAACGGGGATATGGGGAAAGgattcaaaatgaacagaccTAGGGGTAATTTCAGCAAGAAAaagcaagcgagggcgatggaaaACGTGagtgtgaaaccaaatgaaaggaggaaaaagctgtctcttttgcaaatgcaaagagggtaAGTAATTAAGTGTAGGCAGATTTgtcaaggttctcagaaatacaaagaggttccttttgtcttaatactctttccttctgtgttaattctctttccttttgctcgttgccatgcatgctggtgcatgcaaacatgcaatatgtatatggatagcacaataattttctacttcctattttatcATGATTCCTCTATCACTTGGTAGCGTGCCCGTACGTTGCTATGGGATAACTAATAATTTATACTAagaacacacggatcgcacgataagataacaatactataaaaattaaataccaacgttaaagtgacatttaatccaaaaagaaaagtttatgaatttaacacagtcacggagtgcacGGCGTcctaggctcacaaactctactttatagacctttccgtgatgcggctaagataatgttttatattggcaggaagaaatctccgatatccatttctttcattgtaatccatttatctagacaatgtttgaggtgagggcacggttatagtttttagtagctttgcgatattgtccg includes:
- the LOC136460778 gene encoding uncharacterized protein — protein: MVSTFHEKQSFTYSSAIYQCNLHDRTPEWSKRAAVPFATFGLLLLLPFDPDSDRVGFYCVPEKKVLSKTLPNVHGKVACGSSCGWLALMDEAVSLTLLNPFTGARAPRVELPPAGEHVMAASSSELMSRVHCRWVLHPTNGYGDADAAGRAIKLEDMRDVFFHEIVLSSPSDAAGREYVAMAMLGWSTEVAFCRVGVDSTWTLLDTKLEFSIGLITHF